The following proteins come from a genomic window of Miscanthus floridulus cultivar M001 chromosome 2, ASM1932011v1, whole genome shotgun sequence:
- the LOC136536024 gene encoding uncharacterized protein gives MLNSGLIQPSSSPFSSAILLVKKKDGSFWFCVDFHQLNAITAKSKYPVPVIEELLDELQGASWFSSLDLTAGYHQIRLRPGEEPKTVFQTHSGQYEFRALKDALTSAPVLALPDFKKPFCVETDASGIGIGAVLMQGAIHWHFSVCQQAKPDRSKLLGLLQPLPVPNRAWRIISIDFIEGLPMSGSVNCILVVVDIFSKYAHFIGLKHPFTASSVAKLFFSNVFKLHGLPQAIVSDRDRIFTSKLWQELFKLAKVDLRMSTAYHP, from the exons ATGCTAAATTCAGGACTCATCCAGCCAAGCAGCAGTCCTTTTTCATCTGCCATACTCTTGGTCAAGAAGAAAGATGGATCATTTTGGTTCTGTGTTGATTTCCATCAGCTGAACGCCATAACAGCTAAGTCAAAGTACCCTGTCCCGGTTATTGAGGAGCTGCTAGACGAGTTACAAGGGGCCTCCTGGTTTTCTTCTTTGGACTTGACtgctggctaccatcagatacgTCTGCGCCCTGGTGAAGAACCCAAGACGGTGTTTCAGACCCATTCTGGGCAATATGAGTTCCGG GCACTGAAAGATGCTCTTACCTCAGCACCGGTTCTGGCTCTACCAGATTTCAAGAAACCATTCTGTGTCGAAACTGACGCCAGCGGCATTGGCATTGGTGCTGTACTAATGCAAGGGGCCATCCATTGGCATTTCTCA GTGTGCCAGCAGGCCAAGCCTGACCGTTCCAAATTACTAGGTCTTCTTCAACCTCTCCCAGTTCCAAATCGTGCTTGGCGGATCATTTCCATTGATTTCATTGAAGGGTTGCCAATGTCAGGGTCTGTTAACTGCATTCTGGTCGTGGTTGacatcttttctaagtatgcccaCTTCATTGGATTGAAGCATCCATTCACTGCAAGTTCTGTGGCCAAGCTTTTCTTCTCCAATGTCTTCAAGCTCCACGGCCTGCCACAAGCCATTGTGTCGGACAGAGACCGCATCTTCACAAGCAAGCTTTGGCAAGAACTCTTCAAGCTGGCAAAAGTGGATTTGCGCATGTCTACTGCTTATCACCCGTAG